A single Candidatus Liberibacter asiaticus DNA region contains:
- the murJ gene encoding murein biosynthesis integral membrane protein MurJ — MKIIRNFLTVCASTLGSRFLGFIRETLVAATLGVGKVTDVFYVAFYLTFIFRRLAAEGIFHNSFIPLFSQEKENNGSESAQRLSSEIFSILILSLVVLTVVVELILPLLIRFIIAPGFADQSDKYFLTIQLSRVMFPSIIFISLASLVTGMLFALGRYFIASIAPIVINVFPIFALTYALWHPSSPQETTYLLAWGVFLSNVVHFWIVYCCAKNDGVKLRFQYPRLTHNVKFFLKLTFPLMVTGGIIQISNIVGRAIASRETGIISAIQYAERIYSLPVGVIGGAMMIVILPALSRSLRSKNKQKSFELQNQAIECISFFGIPSAVALFMLSKEIVQTLYERGAFSSQNTILVSSFLSIYSIGILANILSKSLSTAFYAQNDMKAPMKFTIVSIAINLTIAIGSFPFIGGYGIALAEVSSSWVNTICLAITLLKRKQINLPFKTIYRILSVSISAGLMGFFIILFRPYFNQFSSATTFFDPFKNLVIMLSGAMLVYLFSIFLFLGKDFLSPLQQMIRK; from the coding sequence ATGAAGATTATTCGAAACTTTCTTACGGTATGTGCATCAACATTAGGGAGTCGTTTTCTCGGATTTATACGTGAAACCCTAGTAGCCGCGACGCTTGGGGTAGGAAAGGTAACCGATGTTTTTTACGTAGCATTTTATTTGACTTTTATTTTTCGTCGATTAGCCGCCGAAGGTATCTTTCATAATTCTTTTATTCCCCTATTTTCCCAAGAAAAAGAAAATAATGGATCTGAAAGCGCTCAGCGTCTGTCTTCTGAAATTTTCAGCATTCTAATCCTTAGCCTCGTAGTACTAACGGTTGTCGTAGAGCTCATCCTACCATTGCTCATTCGCTTTATAATAGCTCCTGGATTTGCTGATCAATCAGATAAATATTTCTTAACTATACAATTATCCAGAGTAATGTTTCCAAGCATAATTTTCATATCACTTGCCTCATTAGTAACAGGCATGCTATTTGCATTAGGGCGTTACTTTATTGCATCTATAGCCCCAATAGTCATCAATGTTTTCCCAATTTTTGCGCTAACATACGCACTCTGGCATCCTTCTAGTCCGCAAGAAACAACATATCTTTTGGCTTGGGGAGTATTCTTGTCCAACGTAGTCCACTTTTGGATCGTTTACTGTTGTGCAAAAAATGATGGAGTTAAATTGCGCTTTCAATATCCTCGCCTAACACACAATGTTAAATTTTTTTTAAAGCTCACATTCCCCCTCATGGTGACAGGTGGTATTATTCAAATAAGCAATATTGTAGGACGAGCTATAGCTTCTAGAGAAACAGGAATTATTTCCGCAATTCAATATGCAGAACGGATATATAGCCTGCCAGTAGGAGTCATTGGAGGGGCTATGATGATTGTAATATTACCAGCACTATCTCGTTCTCTAAGATCAAAAAACAAACAAAAAAGCTTTGAACTGCAAAATCAAGCAATTGAATGTATCTCGTTCTTCGGTATTCCTTCTGCTGTTGCTTTATTTATGCTCTCGAAAGAAATTGTCCAAACACTCTATGAACGGGGTGCTTTTTCTTCCCAAAATACCATCCTTGTATCTTCATTTTTATCGATTTACAGCATAGGTATACTCGCAAATATTTTATCGAAAAGCCTGAGTACAGCATTTTATGCTCAAAATGATATGAAGGCTCCCATGAAATTTACTATAGTATCGATTGCCATAAATTTGACGATAGCAATAGGATCATTTCCATTTATTGGAGGATATGGCATTGCTCTTGCGGAAGTCTCTTCATCATGGGTAAACACAATTTGTCTAGCTATTACTTTGCTAAAACGTAAACAAATAAATTTACCATTCAAAACTATTTATAGAATCTTATCAGTTTCAATATCTGCAGGATTAATGGGATTTTTTATCATATTATTTAGACCTTACTTCAATCAATTTTCCTCAGCGACAACATTTTTCGACCCGTTTAAAAACCTTGTAATCATGTTGTCAGGTGCAATGTTAGTCTATTTATTTTCAATTTTTCTGTTTCTTGGAAAAGATTTTCTATCCCCATTGCAACAAATGATTCGAAAATAA
- a CDS encoding aminopeptidase, whose amino-acid sequence MDKSISTVAHVDEFLLEKLAKVALQVGVNIQEGQHLIVMAPVSALPLARLITKHAYMLGAGLVSVFYKDSEATLMLYKYGADYAFDRVADWFCEGLAKAYSDNTALLSISGDNPLLLVNEDSDKVSRVNQAYLKAYKPALERISNFDINWSIVPFPSCAWAEIVYPDDPVPIAIAKLANTIFSVSRAHCIDPIAAWAEHNNFLHQKSQWLSQRDFAEIRFSGPNTSLKVGLAEGHRWSGGSSIAQNGIMCNPNIPTEEVFTAPHARRVEGYATSTKPLVYQGMLIENIRVRFDQGRVVEASASKGEEMLNKILDIDEGARRLGEVALVPHSSLLSKMNTLFYDTLFDENAASHIAFGQCYSKCFKKPDNALDNWLEERGGNSSITHIDWMIGSGDMNVDGLTKNGVLVPIMRGGEWAF is encoded by the coding sequence ATGGATAAGAGTATTTCAACTGTCGCTCATGTAGATGAATTTTTACTGGAAAAACTTGCAAAAGTTGCATTACAAGTTGGTGTGAATATTCAAGAAGGACAACATCTTATAGTTATGGCTCCGGTTAGCGCGTTGCCTCTAGCAAGATTAATCACTAAACATGCTTATATGTTGGGCGCTGGATTAGTTAGTGTTTTTTATAAAGATAGCGAAGCTACTCTCATGCTTTACAAGTATGGCGCTGATTATGCTTTTGATAGAGTTGCAGATTGGTTTTGTGAAGGACTCGCAAAGGCGTATTCGGATAATACTGCTTTGTTGAGTATTTCTGGTGACAATCCGTTACTACTTGTTAATGAAGATTCTGACAAAGTGAGTCGTGTGAACCAAGCGTATTTAAAGGCTTATAAACCGGCTTTAGAGAGGATTTCCAATTTTGATATTAATTGGAGTATTGTTCCTTTTCCAAGTTGTGCTTGGGCGGAAATCGTTTATCCGGACGATCCTGTTCCAATCGCTATAGCAAAACTCGCAAACACCATTTTTTCTGTATCTCGCGCCCATTGCATTGATCCCATAGCTGCTTGGGCAGAGCATAATAATTTTCTCCATCAAAAGTCTCAATGGTTAAGCCAAAGAGATTTTGCGGAAATTCGTTTTTCGGGCCCCAATACATCTTTAAAGGTTGGGTTAGCAGAGGGACATCGGTGGTCAGGTGGGTCTTCTATCGCACAAAATGGCATCATGTGTAATCCTAATATTCCCACAGAAGAAGTATTCACCGCTCCACATGCAAGGAGAGTAGAGGGATATGCAACTAGTACCAAACCGCTCGTATATCAAGGTATGTTGATTGAGAATATCAGGGTGCGCTTTGATCAAGGGCGCGTCGTTGAAGCGTCTGCTTCGAAGGGAGAAGAGATGCTGAATAAAATTTTGGATATTGATGAAGGAGCGCGTAGACTTGGAGAGGTGGCGTTAGTCCCACATTCTTCTCTTTTGTCCAAAATGAATACTTTGTTTTATGATACCTTGTTTGATGAGAATGCTGCTTCGCATATAGCTTTTGGACAGTGCTATTCTAAATGCTTTAAAAAACCTGATAATGCACTTGATAATTGGCTAGAAGAAAGAGGTGGCAATTCAAGTATAACTCACATTGACTGGATGATTGGTTCTGGAGATATGAACGTTGATGGGCTTACAAAAAACGGCGTCCTTGTTCCTATTATGAGGGGAGGAGAGTGGGCTTTTTAA
- the xseA gene encoding exodeoxyribonuclease VII large subunit → MNPFSQKNSLDHPEYSVSELSYHLKHIVESNLSHVCVRGEISGYRGIHSSGHAYFSLKDNHSRIDAIIWKGTLNKIEFLPEEGIEFLVIGKITTFPGSSKYQIIIESLIPSGSGTLLTALEKRKKKLLEEGLFSDQHKNPIPFIPKIIAVITSPTGAVIRDILQRISCRFPLRVIIFPVKVQGDECPKEIANAILQLNTLKEGRTCPRPDIIILARGGGSIEDLWHFNDEMIVRAIANSSIPIISAIGHETDWTLADYAADLRAPTPTGAAEMAVPVKEHLQSSLINLEARLNNIIIRLIKYKINTLNSLLKALPNSDQTLSCSRYRLDRLPRELEHNLEIIIFRKYRHFNHIINRIKSDFLIHNIQKNRQHILEKQQHIEQIVKQHLRYIFLEKKEKIAILHMLREQTKNRIFYLHTHIKKLITRIEFILSHKIKSCHTSVSITTRILQSFAYKNTLKRGYTSIQDTNNNFITQKRNLATKTRILINFFDGQANAIVINKAPPKEQPTKKCQLHNNKREKQGTQGELF, encoded by the coding sequence ATGAATCCTTTTTCTCAAAAAAACTCTTTGGACCACCCAGAATATTCTGTATCAGAACTATCCTACCATCTAAAACATATAGTTGAATCGAATCTTTCTCATGTATGCGTGCGAGGGGAAATATCTGGATATCGAGGAATCCACTCATCAGGACACGCATATTTCTCCTTAAAAGACAATCACTCACGAATTGATGCTATCATCTGGAAAGGCACACTCAACAAAATAGAGTTTCTTCCAGAAGAAGGAATAGAATTTCTTGTCATCGGGAAAATCACTACTTTTCCAGGATCTTCGAAATATCAAATCATCATAGAATCCTTGATCCCATCAGGCTCGGGAACACTTCTGACTGCTTTAGAAAAAAGGAAAAAGAAACTACTAGAAGAGGGGCTTTTCTCCGACCAACACAAAAATCCTATACCCTTTATACCCAAAATCATTGCAGTTATAACATCTCCTACCGGAGCGGTCATTCGTGATATTTTACAAAGAATTTCCTGCAGATTTCCTTTGCGAGTCATTATTTTCCCAGTCAAAGTACAAGGAGACGAATGCCCCAAAGAAATTGCCAATGCAATTCTTCAACTAAACACCCTAAAAGAAGGAAGAACCTGTCCTAGACCAGATATTATCATTCTTGCCCGTGGTGGTGGTAGCATAGAAGATCTATGGCATTTTAACGATGAAATGATTGTACGAGCTATTGCAAATAGCTCTATTCCTATCATATCAGCCATCGGACATGAAACCGATTGGACACTTGCTGATTATGCCGCAGATTTACGAGCCCCCACTCCCACAGGAGCCGCAGAAATGGCAGTCCCTGTGAAAGAGCACCTGCAATCATCTCTCATAAACCTTGAAGCCCGATTAAATAACATAATCATTCGATTAATAAAATACAAAATCAATACCCTTAATTCTTTACTCAAAGCTCTTCCAAACTCTGATCAAACTCTTTCATGTTCACGTTATAGACTTGATAGATTACCCCGCGAATTAGAACACAATCTTGAAATCATAATTTTTCGTAAATATCGTCACTTCAACCACATAATCAATAGGATAAAATCAGATTTTCTTATACACAACATTCAAAAAAATCGTCAACATATCCTAGAAAAACAACAGCATATTGAACAAATTGTCAAACAACACCTACGTTATATTTTCTTGGAAAAAAAAGAAAAAATCGCAATTCTCCACATGCTACGCGAACAAACAAAAAATCGCATATTCTACCTTCATACTCATATAAAAAAGCTAATCACCCGTATCGAATTCATACTATCGCATAAAATAAAAAGTTGCCATACATCTGTCTCAATTACCACCCGAATCTTGCAATCCTTTGCTTATAAAAACACACTTAAACGAGGATATACCTCTATCCAAGATACCAATAATAACTTTATCACCCAAAAAAGAAACTTAGCCACCAAAACAAGAATTCTGATCAATTTTTTTGATGGACAAGCCAACGCCATCGTAATAAATAAAGCCCCTCCAAAGGAACAGCCTACAAAGAAATGCCAACTCCATAATAACAAGAGGGAAAAGCAAGGAACTCAAGGGGAGTTATTTTAA
- a CDS encoding GtrA family protein yields the protein MKQCIIFIINIVVVFFIDVMGFFILMKCGADPFYSRIFSIAVAFLVTWIPSRLFIFLKLRRKSFLETVRYGVMYFMLSILNYAFYVKLLLTFQGLQPLLATVLSAVSSMLFVFLLYIRFMTRRVYFIKK from the coding sequence GTGAAGCAATGTATTATTTTTATTATCAATATCGTTGTTGTTTTTTTTATAGATGTGATGGGATTTTTTATATTGATGAAATGTGGAGCTGATCCATTTTATAGTAGGATATTTTCTATCGCAGTAGCGTTTTTAGTGACTTGGATACCAAGCCGTTTGTTTATATTTCTTAAATTGCGGCGTAAGTCTTTTCTTGAAACAGTTCGTTATGGGGTCATGTATTTTATGTTATCCATCCTAAATTACGCTTTTTACGTAAAATTATTACTAACTTTTCAGGGTTTACAACCGTTATTAGCGACTGTTTTATCCGCAGTGTCTTCAATGTTATTTGTTTTTTTACTGTATATTCGCTTTATGACTAGAAGAGTTTATTTTATCAAAAAATAA
- the rimP gene encoding ribosome maturation factor RimP produces the protein MESTHFLHSKYEPRIFGDMGLAGDISSVIQPVIEEMSFRSVQISLLEEKNLLLQIFVERDDGNMTLRDCEELSQAISPILDVENIIEGHYRLEVSSPGIDRPMVRKSDFLRWNGHVVACEIVLSSGDKQKLIGKIMGTSETGFFLEKEKRGEKDMNELQIAISFDSLLSARLIVTDELLRASLNNYGSYAGL, from the coding sequence TTGGAAAGTACGCATTTTTTGCATAGTAAATATGAGCCTCGGATTTTTGGAGATATGGGATTGGCTGGTGATATATCTAGTGTAATTCAGCCTGTTATCGAAGAAATGAGTTTTAGGAGTGTACAGATATCTCTTTTAGAAGAAAAAAATCTTTTGTTGCAGATTTTTGTGGAACGTGATGATGGGAATATGACATTGCGTGACTGTGAAGAGTTATCTCAGGCTATATCCCCGATTCTTGATGTGGAAAATATAATAGAAGGGCATTATCGATTGGAGGTTTCTTCTCCTGGAATTGATCGTCCGATGGTTAGAAAATCTGATTTTCTACGATGGAATGGTCACGTTGTGGCGTGTGAGATAGTTTTGTCCTCAGGGGACAAACAAAAATTAATCGGGAAAATTATGGGAACTAGTGAGACTGGTTTTTTTCTTGAAAAAGAGAAAAGGGGGGAGAAGGATATGAATGAGTTGCAGATTGCAATATCGTTTGATTCTCTTCTTTCGGCTAGGCTTATTGTTACTGATGAATTACTACGTGCTTCCTTGAATAACTATGGAAGTTATGCTGGATTGTGA
- the nusA gene encoding transcription termination factor NusA, with protein MMVSANRLELLQIADAVAYEKSIDRDVVLSVMADSIQKAARSLYGTMSDIRVEINPETGDISLFRLLEVVEEVENYTCQISLKVARDRDPSIDIGGVVSDPLPPMDFGRVAVQSAKQVIIQKVREAERDRQYLEFKDKVGEIISGTVKRVEYGNVIVDLGNSDGVIRRDETISRENLRPGDRVKSYIYDVRREQRGPQVLLSRTHPQFMVKLFHMEVPEIYNGIVQVKAVSRDPGSRAKLAVFSSDSSIDPVGACVGMRGSRVQAVVTELRDEKIDIVVWSPDSATFVINALRPAIVTKVVLDEDVGRIEVIVPKEQLSLAIGRRGQNVRLASQLTGWTIDIITEEEDSINRQKDFNERTQFFMQAINVDEIIAHLLVAEGFADVEELACVKISEIASIEGFDEETAVEIQGRAREYLEGIDITLQKKIRELGVSEELCSIPGIDSKIKVALGENGIKTMEDLAGCSVDDLLGWSENKGGNIEKFDGFLSSLGTPKDQVESMIIHARYKMGWIEKEKVADEEVQDAS; from the coding sequence ATGATGGTTTCCGCAAACCGACTTGAGCTTTTGCAAATTGCAGATGCTGTTGCTTATGAAAAATCAATAGATAGGGATGTAGTGCTCTCGGTCATGGCAGATTCTATTCAGAAGGCTGCGCGCTCTCTTTATGGCACGATGTCTGATATTCGGGTTGAAATTAATCCAGAAACGGGAGATATTTCCTTGTTTCGTCTATTAGAAGTGGTAGAAGAAGTTGAAAACTATACTTGTCAGATTTCATTGAAAGTAGCTCGTGATCGTGATCCTAGTATTGATATAGGCGGGGTTGTGAGTGATCCTCTTCCTCCAATGGATTTTGGTAGAGTGGCCGTTCAATCTGCTAAACAGGTAATTATCCAAAAAGTGCGTGAAGCTGAACGCGATCGTCAGTATCTCGAGTTTAAGGATAAGGTTGGGGAAATTATTAGTGGCACTGTTAAGCGTGTTGAATATGGTAATGTAATTGTTGATCTCGGGAATTCGGATGGGGTGATTCGTCGTGATGAGACAATTTCGCGGGAGAATCTGCGTCCAGGAGATCGTGTGAAAAGCTACATATATGATGTGAGGCGCGAACAAAGGGGGCCTCAAGTTCTATTGTCTCGCACGCATCCACAGTTTATGGTGAAGCTGTTTCATATGGAGGTTCCGGAAATTTATAATGGGATTGTTCAGGTAAAAGCAGTCTCACGTGATCCTGGTTCTCGTGCGAAATTAGCAGTTTTCTCTAGTGATTCTTCTATTGATCCTGTTGGTGCTTGTGTTGGTATGCGTGGATCACGTGTTCAGGCAGTTGTGACAGAATTAAGGGATGAGAAGATAGATATAGTCGTTTGGTCTCCTGATTCTGCAACGTTTGTGATCAATGCACTGCGTCCAGCTATCGTGACAAAAGTTGTCTTAGATGAGGATGTTGGGCGCATTGAAGTTATCGTTCCTAAAGAGCAACTCTCCTTAGCAATCGGTCGTCGTGGACAAAATGTACGTCTTGCTTCTCAGTTAACAGGTTGGACAATTGATATTATCACTGAAGAAGAAGATTCTATTAATCGTCAAAAAGATTTTAATGAACGCACTCAGTTTTTTATGCAAGCTATTAATGTTGATGAAATAATAGCGCATCTCCTTGTCGCTGAAGGTTTTGCTGATGTTGAAGAGTTGGCATGTGTTAAGATTAGCGAAATCGCCTCTATTGAAGGTTTTGATGAAGAGACAGCTGTTGAAATACAGGGGAGAGCGCGAGAGTACCTTGAAGGTATAGATATCACTCTTCAGAAGAAAATAAGGGAATTAGGTGTTTCAGAAGAATTGTGTAGTATCCCTGGAATCGATTCTAAAATAAAAGTAGCTCTTGGAGAAAATGGTATTAAAACCATGGAGGATCTAGCAGGCTGTTCTGTGGATGATTTGTTAGGTTGGAGTGAAAATAAGGGTGGTAATATTGAAAAGTTTGATGGTTTTTTATCGAGTTTAGGGACTCCAAAAGATCAGGTTGAAAGTATGATTATCCATGCGCGTTATAAAATGGGTTGGATTGAAAAAGAAAAAGTTGCGGATGAAGAGGTTCAAGATGCTAGTTAA
- the infB gene encoding translation initiation factor IF-2 has product MTDNKDNKKSNVVEKKTLTLKTSSLGVGHSSFQNQGANQGRARSVVVETRKRRSYVQGEEKVSVFRKSSRVIESSSDSSQDLSQAKAKGNFRRASRSDKVSSQKNDSSFAGLSQGEIESRRRALHEAQVREEELRKRLEQQSLEQPSQESSIDLPEVCDSQQVPEQVLEDPCKEKDLEIKDVDVGTEVESSVILSHDMGDSDSSSVVNNKFRESSSDASSNRGKSRGGAGKYASVNSSKPVTRNKVGDDDKKYKKVRIAVAADVDEEGGASRGRSLSAMRRRQEKFRRNQQQEKREKISREIVVPETITIQELSQRMSERSADVIKFLMKEGQIMKPGDVIDADLSEIIANEFGNTVKRVLESDIEVGIFDVADSESDLDIRPPVVTIMGHVDHGKTSLLDAIRKADVAKGEIGGITQHIGAYQVAYQGKNITFLDTPGHAAFYEMRARGARVTDIAVLVLAADEEIMPQAIESINHAKAADVSIIVAINKIDKLGADPQKVRMSLLKHDVFVESMGGDILDVEISAKNNLNLDKLLDAILLQAEMLDLKTSINRKAEGIVVEGKLDRGRGPVVTVLVQKGTLSKGNILVVGDQWGKIRALFNDRGQGISKAVPSMPIEVLGLQGMPMAGDKFGVVDSESRAREIAQYRQRVTRNKSMARRLGSHSALEKLVKNANISSKMKEFPVIIKGDVQGSVEAIVDSLGALKNSEVCLSIVHSSVGAINETDVSLAKASGAVIFGFNVRASSQARVLAIKDEIKILYYKIIYDLLDSIKDSMSELLSPEIRETFLGNAEVLEVFAVTKLGNVAGCKVSEGKVERGSGVRLIRNSTVIYEGKLKTLKRFKDEVSEVHAGQDCGMAFEKYDNIQAGDMIECFSIEHIKRSL; this is encoded by the coding sequence ATGACAGATAATAAAGATAACAAGAAATCGAATGTGGTGGAGAAAAAGACTTTAACTCTAAAAACCTCATCTTTAGGCGTTGGGCATTCTTCATTCCAAAACCAGGGCGCAAATCAAGGTCGGGCTAGATCTGTCGTGGTGGAGACACGTAAGCGTCGTTCCTATGTTCAGGGAGAAGAGAAGGTATCTGTGTTTCGTAAGAGTTCACGGGTTATAGAATCTTCTTCCGATAGTTCTCAAGATTTATCGCAGGCGAAGGCTAAAGGAAATTTTAGAAGAGCATCTCGTTCTGACAAAGTGTCTTCGCAAAAAAATGATTCTTCTTTTGCAGGACTTTCTCAAGGGGAGATAGAAAGTCGCCGTCGTGCACTTCATGAAGCACAGGTACGTGAAGAAGAATTGCGAAAGAGATTAGAACAACAATCGCTTGAACAACCTTCTCAAGAAAGCAGTATTGACCTCCCTGAGGTATGTGATAGTCAGCAGGTTCCTGAGCAGGTTTTAGAAGATCCTTGTAAAGAAAAGGATCTTGAGATTAAAGATGTTGATGTGGGCACAGAGGTGGAATCCTCTGTTATTTTATCGCATGATATGGGTGATAGCGATTCTTCAAGTGTAGTTAATAATAAATTTAGAGAATCCTCAAGTGATGCGAGTAGTAATCGTGGTAAATCTCGAGGTGGGGCAGGTAAGTATGCTTCTGTTAATTCATCCAAGCCTGTGACTCGTAATAAGGTGGGAGATGATGATAAAAAGTATAAGAAAGTTAGGATTGCTGTAGCGGCTGATGTTGATGAAGAGGGAGGAGCTTCGCGAGGAAGATCTCTTTCAGCGATGCGTCGTAGGCAAGAGAAATTTCGTCGGAATCAACAGCAGGAAAAGAGAGAAAAAATTTCTCGCGAGATCGTAGTTCCCGAAACTATTACAATACAAGAATTATCTCAACGTATGTCGGAACGTTCAGCGGATGTTATAAAGTTTCTGATGAAAGAAGGGCAGATCATGAAGCCGGGAGATGTCATAGATGCAGATCTGTCTGAGATAATCGCCAATGAATTTGGAAATACTGTGAAGCGTGTTTTAGAGTCAGATATCGAAGTGGGTATTTTTGATGTCGCGGATAGTGAAAGTGACTTGGATATTCGTCCTCCTGTTGTGACGATTATGGGACATGTAGATCATGGTAAGACATCTCTTCTTGATGCTATACGCAAAGCTGATGTGGCAAAAGGAGAAATAGGGGGGATAACTCAGCATATAGGTGCCTATCAAGTTGCTTATCAAGGAAAAAATATTACATTTCTTGACACTCCAGGTCATGCCGCTTTCTATGAAATGCGTGCTCGTGGTGCTCGTGTTACGGATATTGCTGTTCTTGTATTAGCTGCAGATGAGGAAATAATGCCTCAGGCTATTGAATCTATTAATCATGCTAAAGCCGCGGATGTTTCAATTATCGTTGCGATTAATAAGATTGATAAGCTAGGCGCAGATCCGCAAAAAGTGCGTATGAGTTTGTTAAAACACGATGTCTTTGTTGAAAGTATGGGGGGGGATATTCTAGATGTTGAGATTTCTGCAAAGAATAACCTCAATTTAGATAAGTTACTTGATGCTATTCTTTTGCAAGCAGAAATGCTAGATTTGAAAACCAGTATCAACCGTAAGGCGGAAGGGATTGTAGTTGAAGGCAAGCTTGACCGTGGAAGGGGGCCTGTTGTCACTGTTTTAGTGCAAAAGGGGACCTTAAGTAAGGGTAATATTTTGGTTGTTGGTGATCAATGGGGAAAGATTAGAGCGTTGTTTAATGATAGGGGGCAGGGTATTTCAAAAGCTGTGCCATCTATGCCAATTGAAGTTCTTGGTCTTCAAGGAATGCCGATGGCTGGGGATAAATTTGGTGTTGTTGATAGTGAAAGTCGTGCACGAGAGATCGCGCAATATAGACAGCGTGTGACACGAAATAAGTCTATGGCACGTCGATTGGGTTCGCATAGTGCTTTAGAGAAGCTTGTGAAGAATGCAAATATATCATCTAAAATGAAAGAATTTCCTGTTATTATAAAGGGTGATGTTCAGGGTTCTGTAGAGGCCATTGTTGATTCTTTGGGTGCATTGAAAAATAGTGAGGTTTGTCTCTCCATCGTCCATTCTAGTGTTGGAGCAATTAACGAAACAGATGTATCTTTGGCTAAAGCGTCTGGTGCTGTCATTTTTGGTTTTAATGTTCGGGCAAGTTCTCAAGCGCGAGTTCTTGCTATAAAAGATGAAATCAAGATACTTTATTACAAGATCATTTATGATCTTCTTGATTCAATAAAAGATTCTATGTCAGAGTTATTGTCTCCGGAAATTCGAGAAACGTTTTTAGGTAATGCTGAAGTATTAGAGGTTTTCGCCGTTACTAAGTTGGGAAATGTAGCTGGTTGTAAGGTGTCGGAAGGTAAGGTGGAGCGTGGATCAGGTGTACGTCTTATACGTAATAGCACGGTGATTTATGAAGGAAAACTTAAAACACTTAAGCGTTTTAAAGATGAGGTTTCAGAGGTCCATGCAGGACAAGATTGTGGTATGGCTTTTGAAAAATATGATAATATACAAGCTGGTGATATGATTGAATGTTTTAGTATAGAGCATATAAAACGTTCTCTTTGA
- a CDS encoding ribosome-binding factor A, producing the protein MKNKNPKNSRRALRVGEEVRSALMWVILNNEFQDRLISRDVISISEVCMSVDLRVATVYISLPLDVSPDRVISALNCNIKFIRGRIGRSLRNLRYVPELRFRYDTSLQSYWKLNALMCLPKIPVALEK; encoded by the coding sequence TTGAAAAATAAGAATCCAAAAAATTCTAGGCGTGCGTTACGTGTTGGAGAAGAAGTTCGTTCTGCTCTGATGTGGGTGATCTTAAATAATGAGTTTCAAGATCGTTTAATTAGTAGGGATGTTATATCTATTTCAGAGGTTTGTATGTCAGTCGATTTGAGAGTTGCTACGGTGTATATCTCGTTACCTCTAGATGTTTCTCCTGACAGAGTAATTTCTGCTTTGAATTGCAACATCAAATTTATTCGAGGACGTATAGGTCGATCTCTTAGAAACCTAAGATATGTGCCGGAGCTTCGATTTCGATATGATACATCCTTGCAGAGTTATTGGAAACTAAATGCATTGATGTGTTTGCCAAAAATACCTGTAGCACTTGAAAAGTGA
- the rpsO gene encoding 30S ribosomal protein S15 has product MSITLERKRELMKEYAVSPGDTGSPEVQVAVCTERIANLTEHFKSAKKDVNSKIGLGRLISLRSSLLKYLERKDVERYKRLVQSLKLRR; this is encoded by the coding sequence ATGTCAATAACTTTAGAGCGCAAAAGAGAGTTGATGAAGGAATATGCTGTATCACCAGGGGATACTGGTTCTCCAGAAGTACAGGTTGCAGTTTGCACCGAACGGATAGCAAATCTTACAGAGCATTTTAAGAGTGCTAAAAAAGATGTGAATTCTAAAATAGGACTTGGTAGATTAATTTCTTTAAGAAGTTCTCTTTTGAAATATCTTGAAAGAAAAGATGTAGAGAGATATAAGAGACTAGTTCAAAGTTTGAAACTTCGTCGGTAA